Proteins encoded within one genomic window of Saccharopolyspora pogona:
- a CDS encoding TrmH family RNA methyltransferase: MTSEVSPKDRFVTVYGRKPVLEALADHDLRVDKVILAEGLRGPIIEEIKDAAADRAVKIQRASAHRVKVLAGNGRHDQGVVADVVARKMRPLSDALAEPARAPQTILLLDGLTTPANVGMILRTATAAGIDGIVVPHRGVASLDPLVIKASAGVAFHAPVLRTRTAGEAAEMLSEAGYPLFALEASAEESIFDADFGSRAVFVLGSETAGLSEDVQTRIAQPLAIPMAGGVESLNVASAAAVLCFELLRRKLTS; the protein is encoded by the coding sequence GTGACCAGCGAAGTTTCCCCGAAAGATCGATTCGTCACCGTCTACGGCCGAAAGCCGGTGTTGGAGGCGTTGGCGGACCACGACCTGCGCGTGGACAAGGTGATCCTCGCCGAGGGGCTGCGCGGGCCGATCATCGAGGAGATCAAGGACGCCGCCGCCGACCGTGCGGTGAAGATCCAGCGGGCGAGCGCGCACCGGGTGAAGGTGCTGGCCGGGAACGGTCGGCACGACCAGGGCGTGGTGGCCGACGTGGTGGCGCGGAAGATGCGGCCGCTCTCGGACGCGCTCGCCGAGCCTGCGCGCGCGCCGCAAACCATTCTGCTGCTCGACGGTCTGACGACACCGGCGAATGTCGGGATGATCCTGCGCACCGCGACCGCGGCCGGGATCGACGGAATCGTGGTGCCGCACCGCGGGGTCGCCAGCCTCGATCCGCTGGTTATCAAGGCTTCGGCCGGCGTAGCGTTCCACGCCCCGGTGCTGCGGACCAGGACGGCCGGTGAGGCAGCGGAAATGCTGAGCGAGGCGGGTTATCCGCTGTTCGCACTGGAGGCGTCCGCAGAGGAGAGCATCTTCGACGCCGACTTCGGGTCGCGCGCGGTGTTCGTGCTGGGCAGCGAGACCGCCGGGCTTTCGGAGGACGTGCAGACTCGCATCGCGCAGCCGCTGGCCATTCCGATGGCTGGAGGCGTGGAATCGCTCAACGTCGCCAGCGCCGCGGCGGTGCTGTGCTTCGAACTGCTCCGGCGCAAGCTGACTTCATGA